In Amaranthus tricolor cultivar Red isolate AtriRed21 chromosome 5, ASM2621246v1, whole genome shotgun sequence, a genomic segment contains:
- the LOC130813139 gene encoding uncharacterized protein LOC130813139 isoform X2, with protein MISITGEEFSSEFLRDRSTLKVGTSALPAVQNQEMLGFNNEHDHQMTYEDLTRILGIRRVDSECGSEVAEFSSAQGCAPDMEHWSRSDRRCHIDDTLNAQGGWDVNGVVNSNQGNLGARLPPVSIPHSPSTYNPYDLGSSEGSQPGKLRILCSFGGRILPRPSDAKLRYVGGETRIISIRKNISWEELTLKTSGLCNQPHSIKYQLPGEDLDALISVSSDEDLQNMLEEYNGMDKSAGSQRLRIFLIPASETEIRGSGTLQQGSPDYDYVVAVNGIVDPSPRKLSGEQLFPELAKTGSTLDRLPSFYGECSSSLHRAESRDGPSFSQAHVAKESLNTTRSPAQSPSFSTKPAQHMYLKTGVLQWNEDNLWKHSGESNISFAQPNAPRQESFFQVQQGSGEFMTPVAEDSENLNGGQPSLSGRPLHHERYMSQVDSRAFMLGSVDSLESCRGMIHAYSDSQLQQYGEKSSYCYPEGESPSSSLHFVNPAISSQALSTPLQDNIIQLQENIHIVKPEVHNQLIDMDTSQSCKVVDLSMPMCSKPLECNPYLESSSKTVNDQYLTCKDKVKLDPMKQNPNDSNLLGFEMMDRVLNPDSLLQGVSELKFMNGDFNHINADTELPEIQQHVALTSAKALLASRDVFNQQHDYQAERTSSDSIKSHKHAEVQQYNFTGDIIDEALGRCSSTVTKSRGQNQEIDPFYGLADDSFVSFGQQPVASSSIVHQIESKVPEHLKNSGAFGENNLCRSVDGIDHFNEKLDKLEVGHGNDVSEKNNEIGQAETSNLHKKNQLEPLLVIEDVSNYMPEAVNFSSLANPIVDLFSDIGSEQPIVAGEDGIGTKNCSEDSKASGLNKDDSDIDAVMAEIEAGLYGLQIIKNADLEELRELGSGTYGTVYHGKWRGTDVAIKRIKKSCFSGRSSEQERLTGDFWREAHILSKLHHPNVVAFYGVVPDGAGGTLATVTEFMVNGSLRNVLLKKDRSLDRRRKLIIAMDAAFGMEYLHSKSIVHFDLKCDNLLVNMRDPQRPICKVGDFGLSRIKCNTLVSGGVRGTLPWMAPELLNGSSTKVSEKVDVFSFGIAMWEILTGEEPYANMHCGAIIGGILKDTLRPPVPERCEPEWRKLMEQCWSTEPGARPSFSEVTSRLRSMSNALPSRGHTRSLSGRG; from the exons ATGATTTCTATC ACGGGAGAGGAATTCTCTTCTGAGTTTCTCCGTGATCGTTCAACTCTGAAGGTGGGGACTTCTGCGCTACCTGCTGTACAGAATCAAGAGATGCTTGGATTTAATAATGAACATGATCATCAGATGACTTATGAAGATCTTACTAGAATTCTTGGAATTCGTAGAGTGGATTCTGAATGTGGTTCTGAGGTTGCCGAGTTTTCTTCTGCGCAAGGGTGTGCTCCTGATATGGAGCATTGGAGTCGTTCTGATAGAAGGTGTCACATAGATGATACTTTGAATGCTCAGGGTGGTTGGGATGTCAATGGTGTTGTGAATTCTAATCAGGGTAATCTTGGAGCGAGACTGCCTCCTGTTAGTATTCCTCATTCTCCTTCCACGTATAACCCTTATGATTTAGGCTCTTCTGAAGGGTCTCAACCTGGAAAGTTGAGGATTCTTTGCAGCTTTGGTGGTAGAATTTTGCCAAGGCCGAGTGATGCTAAACTTAGATATGTTGGGGGAGAAACGCGAATTATTTCTATCAGGAAAAATATTTCATGGGAAGAACTTACTCTTAAGACTTCTGGTCTATGCAATCAACCACATAGTATAAAATATCAGCTACCAGGTGAAGATCTTGATGCACTCATATCAGTATCTTCTGATGAGGATCTTCAAAATATGCTGGAAGAATATAATGGGATGGATAAGTCAGCTGGTTCTCAAAGACTTCGGATTTTTTTGATCCCTGCCAGTGAAACGGAAATTCGTGGTTCAGGAACACTTCAACAGGGCAGTCCTGATTATGATTATGTTGTTGCTGTTAATGGTATTGTAGATCCTAGCCCTCGGAAATTATCTGGGGAGCAGCTGTTCCCCGAATTAGCTAAAACAGGTAGCACATTAGATCGTCTTCCAAGCTTTTATGGCGAATGTTCGTCATCTCTTCACCGGGCTGAAAGCAGGGATGGTCCCAGTTTCTCACAAGCACATGTTGCTAAGGAATCGTTAAACACAACCAGGTCACCAGCTCAGTCCCCTTCTTTCTCCACAAAACCAGCTCAGCACATGTATTTAAAGACCGGTGTTTTGCAATGGAATGAAGATAACTTGTGGAAACACAGTGGCGAAAGCAATATTTCCTTTGCCCAACCAAATGCTCCCAGGCAGGAATCCTTTTTTCAGGTCCAACAAGGAAGTGGGGAATTTATGACTCCTGTAGCTGAGGATAGCGAGAATCTTAATGGTGGTCAACCATCTCTTTCGGGCCGACCGCTTCATCATGAGAGGTACATGTCACAAGTTGATTCTCGAGCCTTTATGTTGGGATCAGTTGACTCATTGGAGTCTTGTCGTGGTATGATTCATGCATATTCCGATTCACAGCTCCAGCAGTATGGAGAGAAGTCCTCCTATTGTTATCCGGAGGGAGAAAGCCCATCTTCCTCTTTGCACTTTGTAAATCCAGCTATATCTTCTCAAGCATTATCTACTCCATTGCAAGACAATATTATCCAGCTGCAAGAGAATATCCATATTGTTAAGCCTGAAGTACATAATCAACTGATAGATATGGATACTTCTCAGTCCTGTAAAGTAGTTGATCTTTCTATGCCCATGTGTTCAAAGCCTTTGGAATGCAATCCTTATCTTGAAAGCAGTAGCAAAACTGTTAATGATCAATACCTAACATGTAAAGACAAGGTTAAACTGGATCCTATGAAACAGAATCCTAATGATTCTAATCTACTAGGTTTCGAAATGATGGATAGGGTTCTTAATCCGGATTCTTTGCTTCAAGGAGTGTCTGAGCTCAAGTTTATGAACGGGGACTTTAACCATATCAATGCGGATACAGAATTACCAGAAATACAGCAACATGTGGCATTGACTTCTGCCAAGGCATTGCTAGCTTCAAGGGATGTTTTTAATCAACAACATGATTATCAAGCGGAAAGAACCTCATCTGATTCTATCAAGAGCCATAAACATGCTGAAGTTCAGCAGTATAATTTCACTGGGGATATCATTGATGAAGCTTTAGGCAGGTGTTCGAGCACCGTAACGAAGTCTCGTGGTCAGAATCAAGAGATCGATCCATTTTATGGGTTAGCGGATGATTCTTTTGTGTCTTTTGGACAGCAGCCTGTTGCAAGCTCGTCCATAGTTCATCAAATAGAATCTAAAGTCCCTGAGCATTTAAAAAATTCTGGTGCTTTTGGAGAAAATAATTTGTGTCGTTCTGTAGATGGAATTGATCATTTCAATGAGAAGCTGGATAAGCTGGAAGTAGGACATGGAAATGATGTTTCAgaaaagaataatgaaattgGTCAAGCAGAGACTTCAAATTTGCACAAGAAAAACCAGCTTGAGCCGCTGCTTGTTATTGAAGATGTCTCCAACTACATGCCTGAAGCTGTTAATTTTTCTTCACTAGCTAATCCTATAGTGGATCTTTTTTCTGATATTGGTTCGGAACAGCCAATTGTGGCTGGTGAAGATGGCATCGGCACAAAAAATTGCTCCGAG GATTCCAAAGCTTCTGGCTTAAATAAGGATGACTCGGACATTGATGCTGTTATGGCTGAAATAGAAGCTGGCCTCTATGGATTGCAG ATAATCAAGAATGCGGATCTTGAAGAACTGAGAGAATTAGGATCTGGTACGTATGGGACTGTTTATCATGGGAAATGGCGGGGAACAGATGTGGCTATCAAGAGAATAAAAAAGAGTTGCTTTTCTGGAAGATCATCTGAGCAGGAGCGGTTG ACCGGAGACTTTTGGAGAGAGGCACATATACTCTCGAAACTTCATCATCCAAATGTAGTTGCATTCTACGGGGTGGTTCCAGATGGAGCTGGAGGAACCTTGGCAACTGTGACAGAGTTCATGGTGAATGGTTCACTCAGGAATGTCCTACTTAAGAAGGACCG ATCTCTCGATCGTCGGAGAAAGCTCATTATTGCCATGGATGCTGCCTTTGGCATGGAATATTTGCACTCAAAAAGTATTGTTCATTTTGATCTAAAGTGTGACAATCTCCTTGTCAACATGAGAGATCCACAACGACCTATATGTAAG GTTGGGGATTTTGGCTTATCAAGGATAAAATGTAATACATTGGTTTCTGGTGGTGTTCGAGGAACACTTCCATGGATGGCGCCTGAATTGTTGAATGGCAGCAGTACTAAGGTTTCAGAGAAG GTTGATGTATTCTCGTTTGGAATTGCAATGTGGGAAATCTTGACTGGCGAAGAGCCCTATGCGAATATGCATTGTGGTGCGATCATTG GAGGGATTCTGAAAGACACTCTCAGACCACCAGTTCCCGAGCGCTGTGAACCAGAGTGGAGGAAATTGATGGAACAATGTTGGTCAACTGAACCTGGTGCACGACCTTCGTTCTCCGAAGTAACAAGTCGACTTCGATCTATGTCTAATGCTCTACCATCAAGGGGACATACAAG AAGTCTCTCAGGTAGAGGATAA
- the LOC130813139 gene encoding uncharacterized protein LOC130813139 isoform X1, with protein MKSNKHVPLDQGLLKEPTAGASNSRIPVENSANKNYVSIQTGEEFSSEFLRDRSTLKVGTSALPAVQNQEMLGFNNEHDHQMTYEDLTRILGIRRVDSECGSEVAEFSSAQGCAPDMEHWSRSDRRCHIDDTLNAQGGWDVNGVVNSNQGNLGARLPPVSIPHSPSTYNPYDLGSSEGSQPGKLRILCSFGGRILPRPSDAKLRYVGGETRIISIRKNISWEELTLKTSGLCNQPHSIKYQLPGEDLDALISVSSDEDLQNMLEEYNGMDKSAGSQRLRIFLIPASETEIRGSGTLQQGSPDYDYVVAVNGIVDPSPRKLSGEQLFPELAKTGSTLDRLPSFYGECSSSLHRAESRDGPSFSQAHVAKESLNTTRSPAQSPSFSTKPAQHMYLKTGVLQWNEDNLWKHSGESNISFAQPNAPRQESFFQVQQGSGEFMTPVAEDSENLNGGQPSLSGRPLHHERYMSQVDSRAFMLGSVDSLESCRGMIHAYSDSQLQQYGEKSSYCYPEGESPSSSLHFVNPAISSQALSTPLQDNIIQLQENIHIVKPEVHNQLIDMDTSQSCKVVDLSMPMCSKPLECNPYLESSSKTVNDQYLTCKDKVKLDPMKQNPNDSNLLGFEMMDRVLNPDSLLQGVSELKFMNGDFNHINADTELPEIQQHVALTSAKALLASRDVFNQQHDYQAERTSSDSIKSHKHAEVQQYNFTGDIIDEALGRCSSTVTKSRGQNQEIDPFYGLADDSFVSFGQQPVASSSIVHQIESKVPEHLKNSGAFGENNLCRSVDGIDHFNEKLDKLEVGHGNDVSEKNNEIGQAETSNLHKKNQLEPLLVIEDVSNYMPEAVNFSSLANPIVDLFSDIGSEQPIVAGEDGIGTKNCSEDSKASGLNKDDSDIDAVMAEIEAGLYGLQIIKNADLEELRELGSGTYGTVYHGKWRGTDVAIKRIKKSCFSGRSSEQERLTGDFWREAHILSKLHHPNVVAFYGVVPDGAGGTLATVTEFMVNGSLRNVLLKKDRSLDRRRKLIIAMDAAFGMEYLHSKSIVHFDLKCDNLLVNMRDPQRPICKVGDFGLSRIKCNTLVSGGVRGTLPWMAPELLNGSSTKVSEKVDVFSFGIAMWEILTGEEPYANMHCGAIIGGILKDTLRPPVPERCEPEWRKLMEQCWSTEPGARPSFSEVTSRLRSMSNALPSRGHTRSLSGRG; from the exons ATGAAGAGTAACAAACATGTGCCCTTGGATCAAGGGTTGCTGAAAGAGCCCACTGCAGGTGCTTCTAATAGTAGAATTCCGGTGGAAAACTCtgctaataaaaattatgtttcCATACAGACGGGAGAGGAATTCTCTTCTGAGTTTCTCCGTGATCGTTCAACTCTGAAGGTGGGGACTTCTGCGCTACCTGCTGTACAGAATCAAGAGATGCTTGGATTTAATAATGAACATGATCATCAGATGACTTATGAAGATCTTACTAGAATTCTTGGAATTCGTAGAGTGGATTCTGAATGTGGTTCTGAGGTTGCCGAGTTTTCTTCTGCGCAAGGGTGTGCTCCTGATATGGAGCATTGGAGTCGTTCTGATAGAAGGTGTCACATAGATGATACTTTGAATGCTCAGGGTGGTTGGGATGTCAATGGTGTTGTGAATTCTAATCAGGGTAATCTTGGAGCGAGACTGCCTCCTGTTAGTATTCCTCATTCTCCTTCCACGTATAACCCTTATGATTTAGGCTCTTCTGAAGGGTCTCAACCTGGAAAGTTGAGGATTCTTTGCAGCTTTGGTGGTAGAATTTTGCCAAGGCCGAGTGATGCTAAACTTAGATATGTTGGGGGAGAAACGCGAATTATTTCTATCAGGAAAAATATTTCATGGGAAGAACTTACTCTTAAGACTTCTGGTCTATGCAATCAACCACATAGTATAAAATATCAGCTACCAGGTGAAGATCTTGATGCACTCATATCAGTATCTTCTGATGAGGATCTTCAAAATATGCTGGAAGAATATAATGGGATGGATAAGTCAGCTGGTTCTCAAAGACTTCGGATTTTTTTGATCCCTGCCAGTGAAACGGAAATTCGTGGTTCAGGAACACTTCAACAGGGCAGTCCTGATTATGATTATGTTGTTGCTGTTAATGGTATTGTAGATCCTAGCCCTCGGAAATTATCTGGGGAGCAGCTGTTCCCCGAATTAGCTAAAACAGGTAGCACATTAGATCGTCTTCCAAGCTTTTATGGCGAATGTTCGTCATCTCTTCACCGGGCTGAAAGCAGGGATGGTCCCAGTTTCTCACAAGCACATGTTGCTAAGGAATCGTTAAACACAACCAGGTCACCAGCTCAGTCCCCTTCTTTCTCCACAAAACCAGCTCAGCACATGTATTTAAAGACCGGTGTTTTGCAATGGAATGAAGATAACTTGTGGAAACACAGTGGCGAAAGCAATATTTCCTTTGCCCAACCAAATGCTCCCAGGCAGGAATCCTTTTTTCAGGTCCAACAAGGAAGTGGGGAATTTATGACTCCTGTAGCTGAGGATAGCGAGAATCTTAATGGTGGTCAACCATCTCTTTCGGGCCGACCGCTTCATCATGAGAGGTACATGTCACAAGTTGATTCTCGAGCCTTTATGTTGGGATCAGTTGACTCATTGGAGTCTTGTCGTGGTATGATTCATGCATATTCCGATTCACAGCTCCAGCAGTATGGAGAGAAGTCCTCCTATTGTTATCCGGAGGGAGAAAGCCCATCTTCCTCTTTGCACTTTGTAAATCCAGCTATATCTTCTCAAGCATTATCTACTCCATTGCAAGACAATATTATCCAGCTGCAAGAGAATATCCATATTGTTAAGCCTGAAGTACATAATCAACTGATAGATATGGATACTTCTCAGTCCTGTAAAGTAGTTGATCTTTCTATGCCCATGTGTTCAAAGCCTTTGGAATGCAATCCTTATCTTGAAAGCAGTAGCAAAACTGTTAATGATCAATACCTAACATGTAAAGACAAGGTTAAACTGGATCCTATGAAACAGAATCCTAATGATTCTAATCTACTAGGTTTCGAAATGATGGATAGGGTTCTTAATCCGGATTCTTTGCTTCAAGGAGTGTCTGAGCTCAAGTTTATGAACGGGGACTTTAACCATATCAATGCGGATACAGAATTACCAGAAATACAGCAACATGTGGCATTGACTTCTGCCAAGGCATTGCTAGCTTCAAGGGATGTTTTTAATCAACAACATGATTATCAAGCGGAAAGAACCTCATCTGATTCTATCAAGAGCCATAAACATGCTGAAGTTCAGCAGTATAATTTCACTGGGGATATCATTGATGAAGCTTTAGGCAGGTGTTCGAGCACCGTAACGAAGTCTCGTGGTCAGAATCAAGAGATCGATCCATTTTATGGGTTAGCGGATGATTCTTTTGTGTCTTTTGGACAGCAGCCTGTTGCAAGCTCGTCCATAGTTCATCAAATAGAATCTAAAGTCCCTGAGCATTTAAAAAATTCTGGTGCTTTTGGAGAAAATAATTTGTGTCGTTCTGTAGATGGAATTGATCATTTCAATGAGAAGCTGGATAAGCTGGAAGTAGGACATGGAAATGATGTTTCAgaaaagaataatgaaattgGTCAAGCAGAGACTTCAAATTTGCACAAGAAAAACCAGCTTGAGCCGCTGCTTGTTATTGAAGATGTCTCCAACTACATGCCTGAAGCTGTTAATTTTTCTTCACTAGCTAATCCTATAGTGGATCTTTTTTCTGATATTGGTTCGGAACAGCCAATTGTGGCTGGTGAAGATGGCATCGGCACAAAAAATTGCTCCGAG GATTCCAAAGCTTCTGGCTTAAATAAGGATGACTCGGACATTGATGCTGTTATGGCTGAAATAGAAGCTGGCCTCTATGGATTGCAG ATAATCAAGAATGCGGATCTTGAAGAACTGAGAGAATTAGGATCTGGTACGTATGGGACTGTTTATCATGGGAAATGGCGGGGAACAGATGTGGCTATCAAGAGAATAAAAAAGAGTTGCTTTTCTGGAAGATCATCTGAGCAGGAGCGGTTG ACCGGAGACTTTTGGAGAGAGGCACATATACTCTCGAAACTTCATCATCCAAATGTAGTTGCATTCTACGGGGTGGTTCCAGATGGAGCTGGAGGAACCTTGGCAACTGTGACAGAGTTCATGGTGAATGGTTCACTCAGGAATGTCCTACTTAAGAAGGACCG ATCTCTCGATCGTCGGAGAAAGCTCATTATTGCCATGGATGCTGCCTTTGGCATGGAATATTTGCACTCAAAAAGTATTGTTCATTTTGATCTAAAGTGTGACAATCTCCTTGTCAACATGAGAGATCCACAACGACCTATATGTAAG GTTGGGGATTTTGGCTTATCAAGGATAAAATGTAATACATTGGTTTCTGGTGGTGTTCGAGGAACACTTCCATGGATGGCGCCTGAATTGTTGAATGGCAGCAGTACTAAGGTTTCAGAGAAG GTTGATGTATTCTCGTTTGGAATTGCAATGTGGGAAATCTTGACTGGCGAAGAGCCCTATGCGAATATGCATTGTGGTGCGATCATTG GAGGGATTCTGAAAGACACTCTCAGACCACCAGTTCCCGAGCGCTGTGAACCAGAGTGGAGGAAATTGATGGAACAATGTTGGTCAACTGAACCTGGTGCACGACCTTCGTTCTCCGAAGTAACAAGTCGACTTCGATCTATGTCTAATGCTCTACCATCAAGGGGACATACAAG AAGTCTCTCAGGTAGAGGATAA
- the LOC130813139 gene encoding uncharacterized protein LOC130813139 isoform X3, translating to MKSNKHVPLDQGLLKEPTAGASNSRIPVENSANKNYVSIQTGEEFSSEFLRDRSTLKVGTSALPAVQNQEMLGFNNEHDHQMTYEDLTRILGIRRVDSECGSEVAEFSSAQGCAPDMEHWSRSDRRCHIDDTLNAQGGWDVNGVVNSNQGNLGARLPPVSIPHSPSTYNPYDLGSSEGSQPGKLRILCSFGGRILPRPSDAKLRYVGGETRIISIRKNISWEELTLKTSGLCNQPHSIKYQLPGEDLDALISVSSDEDLQNMLEEYNGMDKSAGSQRLRIFLIPASETEIRGSGTLQQGSPDYDYVVAVNGIVDPSPRKLSGEQLFPELAKTGSTLDRLPSFYGECSSSLHRAESRDGPSFSQAHVAKESLNTTRSPAQSPSFSTKPAQHMYLKTGVLQWNEDNLWKHSGESNISFAQPNAPRQESFFQVQQGSGEFMTPVAEDSENLNGGQPSLSGRPLHHERYMSQVDSRAFMLGSVDSLESCRGMIHAYSDSQLQQYGEKSSYCYPEGESPSSSLHFVNPAISSQALSTPLQDNIIQLQENIHIVKPEVHNQLIDMDTSQSCKVVDLSMPMCSKPLECNPYLESSSKTVNDQYLTCKDKVKLDPMKQNPNDSNLLGFEMMDRVLNPDSLLQGVSELKFMNGDFNHINADTELPEIQQHVALTSAKALLASRDVFNQQHDYQAERTSSDSIKSHKHAEVQQYNFTGDIIDEALGRCSSTVTKSRGQNQEIDPFYGLADDSFVSFGQQPVASSSIVHQIESKVPEHLKNSGAFGENNLCRSVDGIDHFNEKLDKLEVGHGNDVSEKNNEIGQAETSNLHKKNQLEPLLVIEDVSNYMPEAVNFSSLANPIVDLFSDIGSEQPIVAGEDGIGTKNCSEDSKASGLNKDDSDIDAVMAEIEAGLYGLQIIKNADLEELRELGSGTYGTVYHGKWRGTDVAIKRIKKSCFSGRSSEQERLTGDFWREAHILSKLHHPNVVAFYGVVPDGAGGTLATVTEFMVNGSLRNVLLKKDRSLDRRRKLIIAMDAAFGMEYLHSKSIVHFDLKCDNLLVNMRDPQRPICKEA from the exons ATGAAGAGTAACAAACATGTGCCCTTGGATCAAGGGTTGCTGAAAGAGCCCACTGCAGGTGCTTCTAATAGTAGAATTCCGGTGGAAAACTCtgctaataaaaattatgtttcCATACAGACGGGAGAGGAATTCTCTTCTGAGTTTCTCCGTGATCGTTCAACTCTGAAGGTGGGGACTTCTGCGCTACCTGCTGTACAGAATCAAGAGATGCTTGGATTTAATAATGAACATGATCATCAGATGACTTATGAAGATCTTACTAGAATTCTTGGAATTCGTAGAGTGGATTCTGAATGTGGTTCTGAGGTTGCCGAGTTTTCTTCTGCGCAAGGGTGTGCTCCTGATATGGAGCATTGGAGTCGTTCTGATAGAAGGTGTCACATAGATGATACTTTGAATGCTCAGGGTGGTTGGGATGTCAATGGTGTTGTGAATTCTAATCAGGGTAATCTTGGAGCGAGACTGCCTCCTGTTAGTATTCCTCATTCTCCTTCCACGTATAACCCTTATGATTTAGGCTCTTCTGAAGGGTCTCAACCTGGAAAGTTGAGGATTCTTTGCAGCTTTGGTGGTAGAATTTTGCCAAGGCCGAGTGATGCTAAACTTAGATATGTTGGGGGAGAAACGCGAATTATTTCTATCAGGAAAAATATTTCATGGGAAGAACTTACTCTTAAGACTTCTGGTCTATGCAATCAACCACATAGTATAAAATATCAGCTACCAGGTGAAGATCTTGATGCACTCATATCAGTATCTTCTGATGAGGATCTTCAAAATATGCTGGAAGAATATAATGGGATGGATAAGTCAGCTGGTTCTCAAAGACTTCGGATTTTTTTGATCCCTGCCAGTGAAACGGAAATTCGTGGTTCAGGAACACTTCAACAGGGCAGTCCTGATTATGATTATGTTGTTGCTGTTAATGGTATTGTAGATCCTAGCCCTCGGAAATTATCTGGGGAGCAGCTGTTCCCCGAATTAGCTAAAACAGGTAGCACATTAGATCGTCTTCCAAGCTTTTATGGCGAATGTTCGTCATCTCTTCACCGGGCTGAAAGCAGGGATGGTCCCAGTTTCTCACAAGCACATGTTGCTAAGGAATCGTTAAACACAACCAGGTCACCAGCTCAGTCCCCTTCTTTCTCCACAAAACCAGCTCAGCACATGTATTTAAAGACCGGTGTTTTGCAATGGAATGAAGATAACTTGTGGAAACACAGTGGCGAAAGCAATATTTCCTTTGCCCAACCAAATGCTCCCAGGCAGGAATCCTTTTTTCAGGTCCAACAAGGAAGTGGGGAATTTATGACTCCTGTAGCTGAGGATAGCGAGAATCTTAATGGTGGTCAACCATCTCTTTCGGGCCGACCGCTTCATCATGAGAGGTACATGTCACAAGTTGATTCTCGAGCCTTTATGTTGGGATCAGTTGACTCATTGGAGTCTTGTCGTGGTATGATTCATGCATATTCCGATTCACAGCTCCAGCAGTATGGAGAGAAGTCCTCCTATTGTTATCCGGAGGGAGAAAGCCCATCTTCCTCTTTGCACTTTGTAAATCCAGCTATATCTTCTCAAGCATTATCTACTCCATTGCAAGACAATATTATCCAGCTGCAAGAGAATATCCATATTGTTAAGCCTGAAGTACATAATCAACTGATAGATATGGATACTTCTCAGTCCTGTAAAGTAGTTGATCTTTCTATGCCCATGTGTTCAAAGCCTTTGGAATGCAATCCTTATCTTGAAAGCAGTAGCAAAACTGTTAATGATCAATACCTAACATGTAAAGACAAGGTTAAACTGGATCCTATGAAACAGAATCCTAATGATTCTAATCTACTAGGTTTCGAAATGATGGATAGGGTTCTTAATCCGGATTCTTTGCTTCAAGGAGTGTCTGAGCTCAAGTTTATGAACGGGGACTTTAACCATATCAATGCGGATACAGAATTACCAGAAATACAGCAACATGTGGCATTGACTTCTGCCAAGGCATTGCTAGCTTCAAGGGATGTTTTTAATCAACAACATGATTATCAAGCGGAAAGAACCTCATCTGATTCTATCAAGAGCCATAAACATGCTGAAGTTCAGCAGTATAATTTCACTGGGGATATCATTGATGAAGCTTTAGGCAGGTGTTCGAGCACCGTAACGAAGTCTCGTGGTCAGAATCAAGAGATCGATCCATTTTATGGGTTAGCGGATGATTCTTTTGTGTCTTTTGGACAGCAGCCTGTTGCAAGCTCGTCCATAGTTCATCAAATAGAATCTAAAGTCCCTGAGCATTTAAAAAATTCTGGTGCTTTTGGAGAAAATAATTTGTGTCGTTCTGTAGATGGAATTGATCATTTCAATGAGAAGCTGGATAAGCTGGAAGTAGGACATGGAAATGATGTTTCAgaaaagaataatgaaattgGTCAAGCAGAGACTTCAAATTTGCACAAGAAAAACCAGCTTGAGCCGCTGCTTGTTATTGAAGATGTCTCCAACTACATGCCTGAAGCTGTTAATTTTTCTTCACTAGCTAATCCTATAGTGGATCTTTTTTCTGATATTGGTTCGGAACAGCCAATTGTGGCTGGTGAAGATGGCATCGGCACAAAAAATTGCTCCGAG GATTCCAAAGCTTCTGGCTTAAATAAGGATGACTCGGACATTGATGCTGTTATGGCTGAAATAGAAGCTGGCCTCTATGGATTGCAG ATAATCAAGAATGCGGATCTTGAAGAACTGAGAGAATTAGGATCTGGTACGTATGGGACTGTTTATCATGGGAAATGGCGGGGAACAGATGTGGCTATCAAGAGAATAAAAAAGAGTTGCTTTTCTGGAAGATCATCTGAGCAGGAGCGGTTG ACCGGAGACTTTTGGAGAGAGGCACATATACTCTCGAAACTTCATCATCCAAATGTAGTTGCATTCTACGGGGTGGTTCCAGATGGAGCTGGAGGAACCTTGGCAACTGTGACAGAGTTCATGGTGAATGGTTCACTCAGGAATGTCCTACTTAAGAAGGACCG ATCTCTCGATCGTCGGAGAAAGCTCATTATTGCCATGGATGCTGCCTTTGGCATGGAATATTTGCACTCAAAAAGTATTGTTCATTTTGATCTAAAGTGTGACAATCTCCTTGTCAACATGAGAGATCCACAACGACCTATATGTAAG GAAGCCTGA